A genomic segment from Ornithorhynchus anatinus isolate Pmale09 chromosome 16, mOrnAna1.pri.v4, whole genome shotgun sequence encodes:
- the HDAC1 gene encoding histone deacetylase 1 isoform X1: MALTQATKRKVCYYYDGDVGNYYYGQGHPMKPHRIRMTHNLLLNYGLYRKMEIYRPHKANAEEMTKYHSDDYIKFLRSIRPDNMSEYSKQMQRFNVGEDCPVFDGLFEFCQLSTGGSVASAVKLNKQQTDIAINWAGGLHHAKKSEASGFCYVNDIVLAILELLKYHQRVLYIDIDIHHGDGVEEAFYTTDRVMTVSFHKYGEYFPGTGDLRDIGAGKGKYYAVNYPLRDGIDDESYEAIFKPVMSKVMETFQPSAVVLQCGSDSLSGDRLGCFNLTIKGHAKCVEFVKSFNLPMLMLGGGGYTIRNVARCWTYETAVALDTEIPNELPYNDYFEYFGPDFKLHISPSNMTNQNTNEYLEKIKQRLFENLRMLPHAPGVQMQAIPEDAVQEESGDEDEDDPDKRISICSSDKRIACEEEFSDSDEEGEGGRKNSANFKKAKRVKTEEEAEKDPEEKKEVKEEEKQKEEKPEAKGVKEETKSI; the protein is encoded by the exons ATGGCGCTGACTCAGGCCACCAAGAGGAAAGTCTGTTACTACTATGATG GGGACGTGGGCAACTACTACTATGGGCAGGGCCACCCGATGAAGCCCCACCGCATCCGCATGACCCACAACCTGCTGCTCAACTACGGCCTCTACCGCAAGATGGAGATCTAC CGTCCCCACAAGGCCAATGCCGAGGAGATGACCAAATACCACAGCGACGACTACATTAAGTTTCTGCGATCCATCCGCCCCGATAACATGTCCGAGTACAGCAAGCAGATGCAGAGAT TCAACGTCGGGGAAGACTGCCCGGTGTTTGACGGGCTGTTTGAGTTCTGCCAGTTGTCCACCGGAGGTTCCGTTG CCAGTGCCGTGAAGCTCAACAAACAGCAGACGGACATCGCCATCAACTGGGCCGGGGGGCTGCACCACGCCAAGAAATCGGAGGCCTCCGGGTTCTGCTATGTGAATGACATTGTCCTGGCCATCCTGGAGCTTCTCAA GTACCACCAGAGGGTACTGTACATTGACATTGACATTCATCATGGCGACGGGGTGGAGGAGGCCTTCTACACCACCGACCGGGTCATGACCGTGTCCTTCCATAAGTATGGAGAGTACTTTCCCGGGACCGGGGACCTGCGG GACATCGGGGCGGGGAAAGGCAAGTACTACGCGGTCAACTACCCGCTCCGGGACGGCATCGATGACGAGTCCTATGAAGCCATCTTCAAGCCG GTGATGtctaaggtgatggagaccttccAGCCCAGCGCCGTGGTGCTGCAGTGCGGCTCCGACTCGCTATCCGGGGACCGGCTGGGTTGTTTCAATCTGACCATCAAAG gTCACGCCAAGTGTGTGGAGTTTGTGAAGAGCTTCAACCTGCCCATGCTGATGCTGGGGGGCGGCGGCTACACCATCCGCAACGTGGCCCGCTGCTGGACGTACGAGACGGCCGTGGCCCTGGACACGGAGATCCCCAACG AGCTGCCCTACAATGACTACTTTGAGTATTTCGGGCCTGACTTCAAACTGCACATCAGCCCCTCCAACATGACCAACCAGAACACCAACGAGTACCTGGAGAAGATCAA GCAGCGCCTTTTCGAGAATCTGCGCATGCTACCGCACGCCCCCGGCGTCCAGATGCAGGCCATCCCCGAGGACGCCGTCCAGGAGGAGAGCGGGGACGAAGACGAGGACGACCCCGACAAACGCATCTCCA TCTGCTCCTCAGACAAGAGGATCGCCTGCGAGGAGGAGTTCTCCGACTCggacgaggagggggagggcggccgCAAGAACTCGGCCAACTTCAAGAAAGCCAAGCGGGTGAaaacagaggaggaggcagagaaggatccAGAGGAGAAAAAAG aagtgaaagaggaagaaaagcagaaagagGAGAAGCCTGAAGCCAAAGG GGTGAAGGAGGAGACCAAGTCCATCTGA
- the HDAC1 gene encoding histone deacetylase 1 isoform X2, with the protein MKPHRIRMTHNLLLNYGLYRKMEIYRPHKANAEEMTKYHSDDYIKFLRSIRPDNMSEYSKQMQRFNVGEDCPVFDGLFEFCQLSTGGSVASAVKLNKQQTDIAINWAGGLHHAKKSEASGFCYVNDIVLAILELLKYHQRVLYIDIDIHHGDGVEEAFYTTDRVMTVSFHKYGEYFPGTGDLRDIGAGKGKYYAVNYPLRDGIDDESYEAIFKPVMSKVMETFQPSAVVLQCGSDSLSGDRLGCFNLTIKGHAKCVEFVKSFNLPMLMLGGGGYTIRNVARCWTYETAVALDTEIPNELPYNDYFEYFGPDFKLHISPSNMTNQNTNEYLEKIKQRLFENLRMLPHAPGVQMQAIPEDAVQEESGDEDEDDPDKRISICSSDKRIACEEEFSDSDEEGEGGRKNSANFKKAKRVKTEEEAEKDPEEKKEVKEEEKQKEEKPEAKGVKEETKSI; encoded by the exons ATGAAGCCCCACCGCATCCGCATGACCCACAACCTGCTGCTCAACTACGGCCTCTACCGCAAGATGGAGATCTAC CGTCCCCACAAGGCCAATGCCGAGGAGATGACCAAATACCACAGCGACGACTACATTAAGTTTCTGCGATCCATCCGCCCCGATAACATGTCCGAGTACAGCAAGCAGATGCAGAGAT TCAACGTCGGGGAAGACTGCCCGGTGTTTGACGGGCTGTTTGAGTTCTGCCAGTTGTCCACCGGAGGTTCCGTTG CCAGTGCCGTGAAGCTCAACAAACAGCAGACGGACATCGCCATCAACTGGGCCGGGGGGCTGCACCACGCCAAGAAATCGGAGGCCTCCGGGTTCTGCTATGTGAATGACATTGTCCTGGCCATCCTGGAGCTTCTCAA GTACCACCAGAGGGTACTGTACATTGACATTGACATTCATCATGGCGACGGGGTGGAGGAGGCCTTCTACACCACCGACCGGGTCATGACCGTGTCCTTCCATAAGTATGGAGAGTACTTTCCCGGGACCGGGGACCTGCGG GACATCGGGGCGGGGAAAGGCAAGTACTACGCGGTCAACTACCCGCTCCGGGACGGCATCGATGACGAGTCCTATGAAGCCATCTTCAAGCCG GTGATGtctaaggtgatggagaccttccAGCCCAGCGCCGTGGTGCTGCAGTGCGGCTCCGACTCGCTATCCGGGGACCGGCTGGGTTGTTTCAATCTGACCATCAAAG gTCACGCCAAGTGTGTGGAGTTTGTGAAGAGCTTCAACCTGCCCATGCTGATGCTGGGGGGCGGCGGCTACACCATCCGCAACGTGGCCCGCTGCTGGACGTACGAGACGGCCGTGGCCCTGGACACGGAGATCCCCAACG AGCTGCCCTACAATGACTACTTTGAGTATTTCGGGCCTGACTTCAAACTGCACATCAGCCCCTCCAACATGACCAACCAGAACACCAACGAGTACCTGGAGAAGATCAA GCAGCGCCTTTTCGAGAATCTGCGCATGCTACCGCACGCCCCCGGCGTCCAGATGCAGGCCATCCCCGAGGACGCCGTCCAGGAGGAGAGCGGGGACGAAGACGAGGACGACCCCGACAAACGCATCTCCA TCTGCTCCTCAGACAAGAGGATCGCCTGCGAGGAGGAGTTCTCCGACTCggacgaggagggggagggcggccgCAAGAACTCGGCCAACTTCAAGAAAGCCAAGCGGGTGAaaacagaggaggaggcagagaaggatccAGAGGAGAAAAAAG aagtgaaagaggaagaaaagcagaaagagGAGAAGCCTGAAGCCAAAGG GGTGAAGGAGGAGACCAAGTCCATCTGA
- the MARCKSL1 gene encoding MARCKS-related protein: MGSQGSKAPRGDVSAEEAGEAAAGTPSKANGQENGHVKINGDLPPKGEAEAAAAPLNGNGAAEGAKGEGGGDAIEPAPPAEGGEAKPEGPAKETPKKKKKFSFKKPFKLSGLSFKRNRKEAAGDSTGSSPTEEQGEAEAKGGEAAPGEGEPNRAVEAEEKAGAAEGPEAEAEREEVGEAEGEEKKQQQQEEAAEPEEPSKSAESEPSTTPAAAEQKE, encoded by the exons ATGGGCAGCCAGGGCTCCAAGGCGCCCCGGGGCGACGTGAGCGCCGAGGAAGCgggagaggcggcggcggggactCCTTCCAAAGCCAACGGCCAG gAGAACGGTCACGTGAAGATCAACGGGGACCTGCCCCCCAAGGGGGAAgcggaggccgccgccgcccccctgaACGGAAACGGTGCCGCCGAAGGGGCCAAGGGCGAAGGCGGCGGGGACGCCATTgagccggccccgccggccgaaGGCGGCGAGGCCAAGCCCGAGGGGCCCGCCAAGGAGACccccaagaagaagaagaaattcagCTTCAAGAAGCCATTCAAGCTGAGCGGCCTGTCTTTCAAAAGGAACCGGAAGGAGGCCGCCGGGGACTCGACCGGCTCCTCTCCCACCGAGGAGCAGGGCGAGGCGGAGGCCAAAGGCGGCGAGGCCGCGCCCGGCGAGGGGGAGCCCAACCGGGCCGTCGAGGCGGAGGAGAAAGCGGGGGCCGCCGAGGGGCCGGAGGCCGAGGCCGAGCGAGAGGAGgtcggggaggccgagggggaagagaaaaagcagcagcagcaggaggaggccgCCGAGCCCGAGGAGCCCTCCAAGAGCGCAGAGTCCGAGCCCAGCACGACGCCCGCAGCCGCCGAGCAGAAGGAGTGA